DNA from Kitasatospora acidiphila:
CGGGCCGAGCGTGAGCCGGCCCGCCGCCGCGGACGAGCGGCAGGTCACGATCGCGGCACAGCCCGGTGCATCCGGCAGCAGTGCCGCGATCGGCTCCGCACCCGGCGCGTCGTCGAGCAGGACCAGGACCCGCCGGCCGGCCAGGGCCCGCTGGTACTCCGCCGCCAAGGCGTCGGCGTCGGTGGCCGCCACGGCCGATCCGGCGCCCAGCGCCCGCAGGAAGCCCGACAGCACGGTCGCCGCATCCACCCGGGCCCCTGGCCGGCCTTCAGGTCGGCGAACAACTGGCCATCGGGGTAGGCGTCCTGCACCCGATGACCGAGGTGGACCGCGAGCGCGGTCTTCCCGGTACCGGCACCGCCGTCGATCACCGCGATCGGCGGCTCTCGGCGTTCGGGGGTGCGCAGCCGGCCCTCCAGCACCGCGATGGCATCCTCCCGACCGACGAAGTCACCGTTCGCGTGCGGGAGTTGACGCGGCCGCAATCGGCCGCAGGCGACCTGGCGCCCGATCGGCCGCGCGGGCGCTCCGCTGACCAACTCCTCATGGAGTTCCATGAGTTGGGGCCCGGGATTGAGGCCCAGCTCCTCGGCCAGCAGCTCACGCACTCGTTCGAAGGAAGCGAGCGCTTCGGCCGTCCGCCCGCCTTGGTGGTGGGCGAGCGTCAGCAAGTAGTGGAAGCGCTCACGCAGCGGATGCTCCGCGACCAGCGCTTCGGCCTCCGCCGCGACCTCTCGCCAGCCGCCGAGCCTGAGGTCGAGTTCCATCCGCAGCTCGATCGCGGCGAGTCGGCGCTCGGTGAGCTCACGGCGGGCCCGCTCGGCGAGCGGTCCCGGGACCCGGTCCAGGGCCGACCCCACCCACAGGCCCAAGGCCTCGGTCAGGCACGCCCTGGCAGCCGACGGGTCGTCATGCCGGAGCGCGAAGCCGGCGGCGATCGCGTCGTCGAAGCGATGGGCGTCGATCCGCTCCCGGGCCAGGTCGAGGCGGTAGCCGCCGGTGACCGAGGCGACGGCCTGCGCGGCCGTCGCCGACGCCTGCCCCAGCGCCCGGCGCAGCCGGCTGACGTGCGTGCGCAGCACGCCGGTGGCGTTGCAGGGCCAGCGCTGCTCGTCCTCACCCCAGACCGCCTCGATCAGCCGCCGGTCGGTGACGGCCTGCTGCGGGGTCAGCAGCAGCGCTGCCAGCACGGCCTGCTGCTGCGGCCGCCCGAGATCGAGCGGCAGCCGGTCGTGCCAGCCCCGCAGCGGCCCCAGCAGGCTGAAGTCCAGCACAGCGCACCCCCCACCCACATATTCGTCGACAATCTCCTGATTATCGTTGATGGCGAGACTGGCCCCTTCCTGGAGCCTCGAGAGGGAGCCCCGTCATGCCAGTGGCCAAGCCCGGCCGCACCACCACGATCACCGCCGCCGGTGCGCCGGACCGGCCCGAGCAGGCTGCCCGGCAGCTCACGCCCGA
Protein-coding regions in this window:
- a CDS encoding AfsR/SARP family transcriptional regulator; its protein translation is MLDFSLLGPLRGWHDRLPLDLGRPQQQAVLAALLLTPQQAVTDRRLIEAVWGEDEQRWPCNATGVLRTHVSRLRRALGQASATAAQAVASVTGGYRLDLARERIDAHRFDDAIAAGFALRHDDPSAARACLTEALGLWVGSALDRVPGPLAERARRELTERRLAAIELRMELDLRLGGWREVAAEAEALVAEHPLRERFHYLLTLAHHQGGRTAEALASFERVRELLAEELGLNPGPQLMELHEELVSGAPARPIGRQVACGRLRPRQLPHANGDFVGREDAIAVLEGRLRTPERREPPIAVIDGGAGTGKTALAVHLGHRVQDAYPDGQLFADLKAGQGPGWMRRPCCRASCGRWAPDRPWRPPTPTPWRRSTSGPWPAGGSWSCSTTRRVRSRSRHCCRMHRAVPRS